The Nocardia sp. NBC_01503 sequence CGTGCATACCCGCACCGTTCCTCGGGTCGAGGGGTTGCGCTGGCTGACATCGGGTTCCGCCCTTGTCGAACGTCCGGCGGGCGGATACGCGGCCCTGCGGCCTGGGCCGGGTGCCGGTGAGCTGTTGCTGAACGGGGACGGCATTGTCTCCGCCGCCGCGGCGAGCGCGCTGGGGCCCGGGCGGCGCGCGGCCGACGGTCCGTTGTTCGGTCCGAACGGCCCGGTCCGAGCGGATGTCGTGCAGGGGCTGGCCGGTGATTGCTATCTGCTGGCGCCATTGCAGAATCTGGCCGAGCGCAATCCCGCGAAGATCGAGGAAATGATTCACGGTCACCGGGATGGCACCGTGTCGGTGCGGTTCTTCAACAATGGCCGGCCGGAATGGGTTCGGATTACCCGGGAGCTATTCGTCAGTCCGGCTGGTTCGGCGGTATACGCGGCGGCCCGTCCGGGTTCCGCGGTGTGGCCCGCGCTGATCGAGAAGGCGTACGTGGTGTGGCGGGGCGGCAGTTTCGCCGATATCTACGGCGGCATGCCCGGCAAGACGTTCGCGGAGTTGCTACCTCCGTTCGAGCCGGGCGGTTTCGGCAGCCTGCGTCAGCCGGTTCGCGCTCTCGGCAATCCGGAGTTCCTGCATCCGATGACCCTGGGCGTAGACACGCTGCACGAGTTGGTCGACGCGCGTATCCGCGCGAACCCGGCACTCGTCTCGGTGGCGCGGGCGGATCCCGCTTTCGCCGATCGATTGGGCGAGCTGGGGCCGCGCTGGCAAGCCGACCGGCAGCCTGGCCGGATCGATACCCCGCGGCGGTTCCGGCGATTCGTGGACGCGCTGCTGACCGCCGCCGAACGGGACCGCTGGCGTCATGAACTCGACGCTGTGCACGGGTACTACCGGGACACCGCCGACAGTGCGATTCCGTTCTCCGATAAGACCGTGCAGCGGCACCTGGCCGATTTGATTCGGTTCCTGCTGCGACGAGGCGACTCGTTGTCCATCTCCACCCGTCGGTACGGGCATGAAGCGGAGGACGCGACCCGGTACCCGGGTCTGATTGGCGGCCATGGATACTCGCTGCTCGGAGTCGAGGACCGGGCCGACGGCCGCTTCGTCCTACGGCTGGAGAATCCCTGGGGCCGTAACCCTCGGGTGCCGAGTCCGATAGCGGGTGTCGAATACGGTGACGGCGGTGTCCTGCTCGTCGATTTCGAACATCTGAACAAGTTCGATGATCTTGTATCAGCCGGTACCGCAACGCATTTCGCCTACGGTCCGCAGGATTCGCCCGGTGCCCCGGTCGCCGGGCACACGGTCTCGATGGCCGGTGCCGGTGGCTCGTCGGATCAGCGTCACAGAGCCGATGCGATCGGCGGTATCGTGCCGCCGGGTCGCGACACGGTATGGGAGTCACAGCCGGGACTGGGCAACAATTGCCTCTGGCATGCGCTGGCGCGGTCGCTGGAGATCCCGGTGGCGGATGAACGGGCGCACCTGGACTTCCGGCGCACGGTGGTGAGCGCGATGCTGCACGATCCGGCGGCGTATCTCGGCGGTTTCATGGGTGCGGAGCGTTCGATGGACCTGCGTCTTCGCCAGTTCACCAAGCAGTTGCGGGTCTTGCTGGAGCCGGGGCAGTGGAACAACCTCGCCGCCGACCGGCTGTTGCCGGCCGCGGCGCGGGCACTGCGGCTGAATCTGGATGTGTATTTCCGGAATGGATCGGTGCGGTCGCTGCGTTTCGGCGTTGCGGGCACGCGGGTCAAAGCACTGTTCCGCGACGGTGTGAGTGCTGACGACGGGCATTATTGGGTCGCCGTCCGCGCGGGCGACAGTGAGGTCTTCGCCTACGAGCACACCCAGAACCCTTCCGCGGCAACGCATTCGGATGGGCAACTGTGGCGCGGTGGCGTCGGCGACGATGATGCGCCGGTGCGACGCCCGGCGCGGGCGGTGTTCGGCGATTCGGTCCGTCGGCTGGCTCGGGGACTGCGGCGGGATCGTGCCGAGGTCCCGGCCGAGGATTCCGCGCGCCCGCCGCGGTCGCCGTGGTGGCGTCCCCGTTCGGGGCGACGCTGGAATTTCCTGGGCAGCCTCCGGCATGGCGTGCGCAGGGAAGGGCGCGCGGCCCGGCCCGCGGTCGCCGAGCTCGTGCGGCACGAGTCGATCGGCCCGCTGTACATACATGAATCGGCGTCGCAGGACAGTGTCGAATCGACGGATTCGGATTCGGGAACCTCGCATAGTGCGGGCGAGTTCACGCGGGACCGTGCGCCCGCCGCGGCGCCGGAGCGGCGGGAGGCCGGGGACGCGCTGCTGATCGAAGAGCCTGCGCCCATGGAACAGCCGGTACCGCAGCGACAGTCGGCGCCACCGGCCGGTATCGCTATGCCGCCCGGTCCGATTCGCCTGGCTCCGCCCCGGGTACCGGCGGATGCGGAGCGGCACGGCCCGCCCCGGCCTCCGTATCTGATGCTGCCGGATACGGCGACCGATGGGCGAGTGGTAACGGTCCAGTTGCCTTCGTATCTGCGGCTCCCGGACCCGTATCTGCTGATCACCCAGGAAGATTGGGTGACCGGAGCAGAAACGGTGACCGAGTTCACGGGTACGACGGTGCGGTTCGGGAACCATCCCTCGAGCCGGGTCACCACCGTGGACGGAACCCGGTTGTTCGTGACGGGGGAGGACCCGAACGGGCTGGGCGCGGCCGGCTGGGTATGGGAGAGCGATCTGCGCAACAACGGCTTCCACTTCTCGGAGCAGCACCAGGGATACCTGCGTTCCTGGGTGACGCGGGGGTGGGATATGTCGGGAGTCGCCCGGGAGGTGACGGTGTTCGAGGGTGAACCGGTTCGTATCGATCCGGCGCGCGGGACCCGCGGGCGGGTCCTGCTGCATACGTCGCAGGGTTCGGTGTGGGTGGACGAGGGTGCCGCCGCGCAATACGGGTTGCGTCGAATGCCACCGCTTTTCGGCCCGTTGTGGGCTGTGGGCGGTCCGGACGTGGGCGATGTGAACGTGCTGGATGACCTGAACACGCCGGCATTGTCGGCGGCGATCGCTCAGCTGCGCGACCTCGTCGCGGATCATCCCGCCGCGGTCCGCGATATGTTTCGGGAGACTCCCGAGAATGTGGAGACCGGAACGGTCGACATCCGTTTGATAGTGGGCGATCGGCCGCGGTGGGTGCGGGTGGGTCGTTCGTTCATCGTGCCTGTCAGGTCGCCCGCCGATACTCCGATCTGGCCCTACCTGGTTCTCATGGCGAACGAGCTCGCGGACAGGTTCGCCGCGGACGAGGGCGCGGCGGCAATGCTCCACGGGCAATTCCCGGAGGTGGAGTGGACCGGACATACGCGAATGGTCGACGGACGCGAGATGTTCCTGGTCCGAACCGATCCCGCCGCGGACGCGCTGGTCTGGCAGGACGGGGAATGGTTGCAGGAACGCGTCCTCGGGTTGCGTGAAATCCATCCGCTGACACTGCACGAACTCGCCGGTGGCGACCGATTGCTGGCCGAGGGGCCGCCGCGCTACGACTCGGAATCCATGCCGCCGGGACCACTGTTCCTGACCGCGCACGCGGTGGCCGCCGATGATCAGGTGTTGGCGGAATCGGTCTCGCCCGAGCAGCCGCAGCGGCGGCTCGCGGGTCGGTTGTGGGGGGCCGGTGGCCCGAGCGCCGCGGATCTGCGGATTTTCTCGGAGATGCGGGCGGCGTCGGACCCGCGTGCCGTCGAACAGCTTCGAGAGCTGGTCGGCCGTGACCCGGGTGCGGTCCGGGCAATGGTTCGCGAGAGCCCGGAGAGTATCGAGACCGATACCGTCGATGTCCGCCTGGTCGTGGACGGCCGGCCGCGCTGGTGGCGGGTGAGCCGCCGTGGTGGCTGGCACAATGTGCTGAACGACGCTCATTTCGCCTGGCCGCACCTGATTCTCGCCGCGCAGCAGCAGGCGGTGGCGCATAACGCGCGATGCGCCGCCGAACGGCACGAGTCGGTGGCGGGAGGTTCGCCGTTGGTCTGGACGGGACGGCAACGATCGGCCTCCGCTACCGGCGATGAGTTCGAGGTCTCTCGGCCGGGCGGGAGTTCGCCGAGGTGGGTGAGCCGGGACTGGTTGCGGGAGAACGATATCGAGCTGACGCTGGACACCCCGCCACCGGCGCTCACCGGACCCGCTGTCGGCGATGAGTTCGAGGTCGCCCTTCCGGGGCAGCGCTCCACCGTGTGGGTGAGCCGAAGGTGGTTGGAGGAGAACGATATCCGGCTGTCGGGACTGCGGCCGCCGTCGCCCGCGGAATCCGCCGAGCGGGAATCGGTCGGCGAGGAACCGGACTTCATGGATTTGAGTGGTCTCCGTGGCCGGTAGCGGGTCGCGTCGGTCGTGATCGAGATCCCGCACGACCTGAGGTGGCTGGGCTGGCTGGTCGGGGTCGACCCGCCGGAGGGCGATGAGGATCTGCTGTTCGCGATCGGCGATGCCTGGAACGTGGCGGCGAAATCGATTTCGGCCCAGGTGGATCCGCTGGCGGCGGTGCGGCGGCAGGCGACCGGGGCGTATCACGCCGGTGACGGCGCCGCGACCATCGCCGAGCTCTTCGGCGGCCTGCTGGAGGGTGACGGTTCACTCGCCGTCCTGGCGCGTGACTTCGACGAGATCGGCAATGCCGCTTTCGATTTCGGCACCACCGTGCAGGAACAGAAGTTGATGATGATCATCTCCTACGCTCTGCTGGCGGTGGAGATCACGTGGGCGTGGATGTTTCCGCCGACCGCGCCCGCGCTGGAGGCGGCGGCGGTGAGCGGAACCCGTTCCAGCCTGCGGGCTTTGGAGGACGCGACGGTCGAGAAGATCGTGCAGACGATCTTGAAGGCTTCGGGTGAGGTAGGTCGGAAGGCTTGGCTGAAGCTGGTGGTCAAGAACCTGTCCACCTATGCGGTGAAGGGTGTGGTGTCGAGTACGCAGTCGGTGATTCTGGACGTGGCCGTGCAGGGCGGGCAGCTGGCAGGGGGGAGTCGGCGGCACTTCGACGGCAATGAGGTGGCGCTGTCGTTCGGTTCGTCCTTTCTCGGCGGCATGGTGGGCCGGGCCGCCGGGCATTGGGGCGGAATCGCTTTCGACGCGTCGATCGGACGGGCCACCAATCGGCTGAGTGGTGCGGCGGCCGGTGTGTTCCGCGGGATGGCGATCGGCGCGATCGGCGGTGAGGTGAGCACGCTCGGCGGCGCGCTGGCCACCGCGATGAACAGCGGGGATTGGCAGGGTGCGTTCAGCGGTACGGGTTTCGCCGCCTCGATGGCGGGTGGCGCGTTTCGCGGCGGAGTGGCGGGCGGTGCCCGTGGCCTGTTCCAGTTGAACCGAGTGCCGCGTGGTCCGTCGAGTACCGGTTTTCTCCGGCACTTCCAGGTGGATGCCGAGGGGAATGTGTACACCCCGGCGAGTCGGGCCGAGGCGGCGGGCGCTCCGCGGGCCAGGCCCGGGCTGTCCCGGCCGGAACCGGTGGCCCGGCCGGAGCCCGGCCCCGCGGTCGGGTTCGAGGAGCAGCAGCGCAGGTCGCGCGAGCTCGATCGGCAGGACGCCGCCAATCTGCGCGATTACCACCGGCAGCTGCGTGATTTCCACCGCGAGCTGCGCGAGGGGCAGCCCCGATTACGAGCGACCCCGACGCCCCCGGTGGAGAATCAGCCACGCGCTCGCGCGCTCGGCGAACCAGCGGGAACGGCCTCCGCCGACCGGCAGCCGCCCTGGGCCTCGCGCATGTCCGGGCGTGCGGAAGCCTTCGCGGCCCGGTCGGATTCGGCACAGCGGGTGGCCACCGAAGCGCAGGCCGCGGCCGATGTCGCCCAGGGGCGGGCCACGGTGCAGCAGGATCGCGCCACCGCGGCCGAGCGCGCGGCCCGGACGGCGGAGCCGGCGGTGGCGCGGACGCGACAGCGGCTGGACGAGGCGCAGACGCGGTTGACCGCGGAGCGGGAGGCCGCCGACCCGGACCCGAATCGGGTCCGGGTGGCCGAACAACGGGTAACCGGTGCGGACGAGGCGCATAGCGGCGCCGTGCGGGAATTGGCGGCCGCTCGCGAGCTGGCCGCCCACACCCAGGCGCGAGCCGACGATCTGCAATCGCGCGCCGACCGGAGCCAGCGCGATGCCGACGGTGCCCAGAGTCGCGCCGACGACCTCCGAATGGTGCGGGTCAGCCGCGAGGCGATCAACCACGCGGCTGATGTGGAGGGCCGTGCGGGGCCCAAGAACTTCACCGCGAACACGTGGTGGGAGAAGGCGCTGCTGCGTAGCGAATCGATCGGAAAGGAGTATGGCACAGGCGGTCCGGGGACGGAGATGTATCAGAGCAAGGGCACCGACCTGCGCGGCAAGACCCGCGCCAAGGTCGACAAGCACCGGAATCCGGAGATCGATCCATACGCCGCGCCCACCGCGCCGGATCCGGAGCGGTGGGGTGAACCGCCGCTGTCGCCGATCGATCCGCTGCCGCCCGGGTCACCCGGGCCGATCGGCCCGGTACTGCCCCCGGTGCTCCCGCCGCCCGGGCATCACCACCGTCACCACCACCACCATCACCACCCGGGCCGGCCGCCGCGCGGAACCCCGCGTTAAACAACTGTTTCGGTGCAGGCCGCGCGCAATCCTGGTGCCGGACCAATGGTGTTGCGAGAGTGGGTTCTTCCGCTGGTGATGAGGGGAAACCACTGTGGCGCAGCGCATTGTCATCGATTCGACCGCCGAACTGCACGCCGCCGCCGTGGCGATGGATGACGTGCACGACGCCGTCAGCCGGGCCGTGACCACGCTCTATCACACGCTCGCGGCACTGGGTGACCCGATCTCGGTGCAGCCCAATACAACTGCGACGGGAGCTGACGTCAGCTCCGTCCCCGCGGCCACTCCGCCCTGGGGCGCGGATTCCTATGGCAAGAAGTTCGGCACCGGGGAAAACGGTTACGTACGCGCGAGTGTCGGCCTGTTACAGGGGGGCTTCGATCTGGCGCGGACTCTGGCGGAGTTCGCCCACGGCATGCACCGGGCGGCGGGCGATCTACACGGCTCCGAGCAGTCGTCCAGCACCGCGTTCGCCTGAACCGGCGTGGCCCCGAACGGTTTCGGTGCCACCGTGCGCGGCACCGATGTCGTAGGAATGGCGGGTGCGCCGCTGGGAGCCAGAGCCGCTGCGCTGGATCGGCGTACAGCTGATGTACGGCCTCTACCGCGCATCGCCAAGACGGCCAACCTCATCTCCGGTCGCTGACACTCCCCCTGCCCGTGCGGAAAACAGTGCGGGCAGGGCCCGCGCGGGTTCGACGCCGCGCGGTGGTCTCGAACCTCATAGCGGTGGCAGCTGTGCGATCTGGATGAGTTCGCGCCCGTGCGTACGCGAGACGAGCATCCCGCGTCCCGGTGGATACTGGGCGGGCCGCACATCATTGAGCAGGATGCCCTCATCCTTGGGTGTGCTCATCAAGATCGCCCCCACCGACATGTCCTTCAACGGGCCGAGCACATTGTCGTAGAGGGCTCGCGACGCGCCACCCGCGCGCCGGGCGATGATCACGTGCAGCCCGACATCACGGGCCTGCGGCAGCAGATCCACCAGCGGCAGTAGCGGATTGTTCGAGGCCACCATGTCGTAGTCGTCGACGATCACGTACACCTCAGGTCCGGTCCACCAGCTGCGCTCACGCAATTGCGCCGGGGTGATATCGGACCCCGGTATGCGCTGGGATACGAAGCCCGCCACCTCTTTCAGCGTCGGTACCGAGGTCTGCGCGGAGGTCGAGTATCCGGCCAGATGCGGTCCCTCGATCGCGCCGAGCATGGTGCGCCGGTAGTCGACCAGGATGATGCGGGCGTCGTTCGGGTGCGAGTTCTCCACGATGCCCTGCGCGATATTGCGCAGCAGCGTGGTCTTGCCGCAGCCGACGTCGGCGAATACCAGCAGGTGCGGCTGCTCCTCGAAGTCGAAGACCATCGGCTGTAGTTCGGATTCGCTGAGTCCGAGCAGGATTCGCCTATTGTCCAGTCGCATGCTCTGCGCGCGTGCGGTTTCCAGTACCTGTTCGCGGGGCAGTTCCAGGGGCAGCATGCGGACCGCGGGTGCGCGCCGGTCACCGTACAGCTCGGTCATCGCCTCCTTGGCCGCGATGACGCCGTCGGCGAGGGTATGCGGGTCCACGGCGGTGTCGAGGCGGGGGAGGGCGATGAGCATATGCAGTTTGTCCGGGGTCATACCGCGGCCCGGCCGGTTGATCGGAACCCCCACCGCCGCACGGCGATCCATCTCCGAGTCGGAAGGATCGCCCAGGCGCAGTTCGAGCCGTGTGCCGATCTGATCCTTGACCGCGGGTTTGATCTCGGCCCAGCGGTTGGCGCCGAGCATCAGGTGGATACCGTAGGAGAGCCCGCGCGCGGCCAGCACATGCACCTGGGGCTCGACGAGTTCGAACTCCTCCCGGAACGCCGCCCAGCCGTCGATGACCAGGAAGACGTCGCCGAACAGATCCGCGGCGAGCGGATGCGCGGCGCGCTCGGCGTCGGGCAGTTCCGCGAGACCGGCCTTGAGCCTGCGGAAGTCGCGCATATTCTCGATACCGAGTTCGAGGAAGCGGGCCTCGCGCTGGCGCAACAGCATGCTCAGTTCGGCGACGGTGCGCCGCGCGCGGTCGCCTTCGAGGCGTCCGGCGGTCGAACCGACGTGCGGCAGGCCATTGAGGGTCGAGAGGGTGCCGCCACCGAAGTCCAGGCAATAGAACTGCACCTGTTCGGGGGTGTGGGTGGTGGCGGCGGCCATGATGATGGTGCGCAGGGTGGTGGACTTGCCGGATTGCGGTCCGCCGACGACGGCGACATTGCCCTGCCCGCCCGCCAAATCGATGGTGAGGACGTCGCGCCGCTGCTCGTAGGGTTTGTCGATAATGCCGATCGGCAGCCACAGGTTGCCGGTGCGGTTGCCTTCGGATCGCCAATCCTGTTCTGGCAACAGCATATCCACCGACGGTGAGATGTCCAGTGGCGGCAACCAGACCTCGTGGGCCGGTCGGCCGTGACCGGTCAACTGCTCGACCACGACCTGTAGCAGTGAGCGTTCGGGTCCGGCGGGCGGTGTGGCGCCCAGCAGTTCGTCCAGATCGGGCAGCGTCACCTCCCGTGGTGTGCGCGGCACCGCGCGGGCGGCTACGGCCGAGGCGGTGAAGAAGTCCACCGAACCGGCCGCCGCGGTGGTCTGAGCACCGGCGGCGGTCCTGGCCACCGGCGGCACATAGGGCCCCGAGACGTAGGTCGCGTTGAATCGCAACGGGTCCGACGCATCGCTCTTGAGGTAACCGGCGCCCGGCTGCCCCGGCAGATGATAGGCGTCGGTGATGCCCAGCACCTGCCGGGATTCGCCGGCGGAGAAGGTGCGCAGGCCGATGCGGTAGGACAGGTGCGAGTCCAGCCCCCGCAGCCGGTTCTCCTCCAATCGCTGCGATGCCAGCAGCAGATGTACCCGCAGCGAGCGGCCCAATCGGCCGATCATGACGAAGAGTTCCGCGAAATCCGGTTTCTGCGAGAGCAATTCGGAGAATTCGTCGACAATGATGAAAAGCGCGGGCAGCGGGTCGAGCGCCGCGCCATTGGTGCGGGCCTTCTCGTACTCGGTGACATTGGCGAAGTTTCCGGCGGCGCGCAACAATTCCTGTCGCCGGGTGAGTTCACCGGCGAGGGCGTCACGCATGCGGTCCACCATCGAGAGTTCTTCCTCGAGGTTGGTGATGACCGCGGAGACGTGTGGCAGCGGGTCCAATCCGAGAAAGGTCGCGCCACCTTTGAAGTCGACCAGGACCAGGTTCAGCAGATCCGGTGAATGCGTGGTCACCATGGACAGCACGAGGGTACGCAGGAACTCCGATTTGCCCGAACCTGTCGCGCCGATGCACAGGCCGTGCGGTCCCATGCCGTTCTCGGCGGATTCCTTGATATCGATCTCGACGGGGGTGCCGTCCGGGGTGATGCCGATCGGCACCCGCAGCCGTTCCCGGGCGGAGCGACTGCGCCACACCGCGTCCGGATCGATGGTGGCCGCGTCCGGGATCTTCAGCAGGGCCATCAACCCGGGGTCGCCGCTGACCTCCTCGCCGAGGTTCACGATCTGAGCGGTGGTGGCGATCCGGTAGCGCGACATGCCGCGCGCGAAGGTCGCCGCCACCTCCGGGCTCAATCGGTCCGGTCCGGCGAAATTCTCCACCGAGCCGCCGGTGCGCGCGCCGATCACCTTCTCCTCGACCACCAGTTGCAGGCCGCGGCGGACCGCCAGTCCGGTCTGCGGGGCGGTCAGGTCCAGTACGGTCACCGAATCCAGTCCGGCATCGCTGATTATGCGTTCGGAGCCGCTGACATAGCCGTCGTCGATCACCACCACCACGTGCAGCCGCCCGGGGGTCGGTGGGGCATTGCGCAGGAACCGGCCGCGTTCGAGTAGTTCCTCCGAGAGCGCGTTCTCCAATTCGGAGAGGGATTCATACAGCATTCGGGCCGCGCCGATGCCATCGGTATCGCGTGGATGTTGCAGGTGCGGAAGCCATTTGGTCCATCGCCAGGCTTCGTTCTCGGGTTCGGCGGTGACGATGGCGAAGATCAGGTTGTCCGGGCCGTGGAAGGTGGCCAGCTCCATCACCATCGACCGCACCAGGGCCCGGCTGTGTTCGCGCGGGCCCTCGATATTGACCGCGGGGAAGGCGCGCAGCGAGATGGCGGTCGGCAGTCCGTGCACCACCGAGTGGGTGCGGACGAAGCGCCGCAGCGCCACCGTCGCAACGGGTTCGAGGTCCTCCAGCGGACCGGTCTCGGGCCGGGCGAGTTTGGTGGCGATGCGGTGGCTGCCGATGCCGATGCGGACGTGTCCGAAGTCGGGGTCGCCGGGGCGGCGTTCCCACATGCGCCGGGTACCGATGAGGGCGTGCAGGTCCACCGGGTGCGGATGGCTCCAGGCGAGCGCGTCGCGCTGGGCGGTGCCGGTGCCGCGGACGTCGCGGCGCAACTGTTCGAGGTAACGGAAGTAGTCCTTGCGTTCCTCGTTGAGTTCGGCGGCCTTCTTGCCACCGCCTCCGCTGCGGCCCGCGAACATGCCGACCATCGACATCAGCATCATCATCGGATACATCATGGTGAGCGGATTGGTGAGCATCGATTTGCCGCTCATGGTGAACATCAGCCCCATCATCCCGACCATGGCGACGACCATGACCAGCGGCAGGAGTCGCTGCCACAGTGGGGCGGGCACCGGCGCGGTGATCTCGGGTGGTGCGTTGAGGACCACCTCGCCGCCCGGCGACCGGGGTGGCGCGATCCGGGCCAGCCGGATGAAACCCTGCGTACTCATGGCTGTTCCTCGGTGGGTGCGTGCCGGACGGATTGCTAGTCGTCGCCCGGTAGGACGAGTGGGGTGCGCTGTCTGCGCCGGAAGGGAATCGAGAAGGTCAGCACCAGGCCGAGCAGCGTCAGGCAGATCGCCGCCCCGCCCGTGCCGATACGGCGCGGCCACGGGCTCCGCGGTGCGGGAACCAGCGGAGCCGCGATCTGTTTACCCGCGGTGGTGTCGCGGCCCGGCGGCGGCAGCGCCGCGGCCAGGGCGGCGACCGGGTCGATCATGCCCGCGCCGATGCGGATGTCGTGTCCGCCCGCATTGTGTGCGGTGCCCACGATGCGGGCGATGACCTGGGCGGCGGAGAGTTCCGGGTAGCGGGCGCGGACCAGTGCGGCCAGTCCCGCGACATAGGCGCTGGCGAAGCTGGTCCCATTGACCGGCGCCACTTGACCATTGGCCTGCGGGGTGCCGTTGACCAGCCCGGTGCCGTCGGGCGCGCTGTCGAGGGATATGAGGTTGCTGCCCGGCGCCGCGACCCCGACCCAGGGGCC is a genomic window containing:
- a CDS encoding WXG100-like domain-containing protein, translating into MIEIPHDLRWLGWLVGVDPPEGDEDLLFAIGDAWNVAAKSISAQVDPLAAVRRQATGAYHAGDGAATIAELFGGLLEGDGSLAVLARDFDEIGNAAFDFGTTVQEQKLMMIISYALLAVEITWAWMFPPTAPALEAAAVSGTRSSLRALEDATVEKIVQTILKASGEVGRKAWLKLVVKNLSTYAVKGVVSSTQSVILDVAVQGGQLAGGSRRHFDGNEVALSFGSSFLGGMVGRAAGHWGGIAFDASIGRATNRLSGAAAGVFRGMAIGAIGGEVSTLGGALATAMNSGDWQGAFSGTGFAASMAGGAFRGGVAGGARGLFQLNRVPRGPSSTGFLRHFQVDAEGNVYTPASRAEAAGAPRARPGLSRPEPVARPEPGPAVGFEEQQRRSRELDRQDAANLRDYHRQLRDFHRELREGQPRLRATPTPPVENQPRARALGEPAGTASADRQPPWASRMSGRAEAFAARSDSAQRVATEAQAAADVAQGRATVQQDRATAAERAARTAEPAVARTRQRLDEAQTRLTAEREAADPDPNRVRVAEQRVTGADEAHSGAVRELAAARELAAHTQARADDLQSRADRSQRDADGAQSRADDLRMVRVSREAINHAADVEGRAGPKNFTANTWWEKALLRSESIGKEYGTGGPGTEMYQSKGTDLRGKTRAKVDKHRNPEIDPYAAPTAPDPERWGEPPLSPIDPLPPGSPGPIGPVLPPVLPPPGHHHRHHHHHHHPGRPPRGTPR
- the eccCa gene encoding type VII secretion protein EccCa, which produces MSTQGFIRLARIAPPRSPGGEVVLNAPPEITAPVPAPLWQRLLPLVMVVAMVGMMGLMFTMSGKSMLTNPLTMMYPMMMLMSMVGMFAGRSGGGGKKAAELNEERKDYFRYLEQLRRDVRGTGTAQRDALAWSHPHPVDLHALIGTRRMWERRPGDPDFGHVRIGIGSHRIATKLARPETGPLEDLEPVATVALRRFVRTHSVVHGLPTAISLRAFPAVNIEGPREHSRALVRSMVMELATFHGPDNLIFAIVTAEPENEAWRWTKWLPHLQHPRDTDGIGAARMLYESLSELENALSEELLERGRFLRNAPPTPGRLHVVVVIDDGYVSGSERIISDAGLDSVTVLDLTAPQTGLAVRRGLQLVVEEKVIGARTGGSVENFAGPDRLSPEVAATFARGMSRYRIATTAQIVNLGEEVSGDPGLMALLKIPDAATIDPDAVWRSRSARERLRVPIGITPDGTPVEIDIKESAENGMGPHGLCIGATGSGKSEFLRTLVLSMVTTHSPDLLNLVLVDFKGGATFLGLDPLPHVSAVITNLEEELSMVDRMRDALAGELTRRQELLRAAGNFANVTEYEKARTNGAALDPLPALFIIVDEFSELLSQKPDFAELFVMIGRLGRSLRVHLLLASQRLEENRLRGLDSHLSYRIGLRTFSAGESRQVLGITDAYHLPGQPGAGYLKSDASDPLRFNATYVSGPYVPPVARTAAGAQTTAAAGSVDFFTASAVAARAVPRTPREVTLPDLDELLGATPPAGPERSLLQVVVEQLTGHGRPAHEVWLPPLDISPSVDMLLPEQDWRSEGNRTGNLWLPIGIIDKPYEQRRDVLTIDLAGGQGNVAVVGGPQSGKSTTLRTIIMAAATTHTPEQVQFYCLDFGGGTLSTLNGLPHVGSTAGRLEGDRARRTVAELSMLLRQREARFLELGIENMRDFRRLKAGLAELPDAERAAHPLAADLFGDVFLVIDGWAAFREEFELVEPQVHVLAARGLSYGIHLMLGANRWAEIKPAVKDQIGTRLELRLGDPSDSEMDRRAAVGVPINRPGRGMTPDKLHMLIALPRLDTAVDPHTLADGVIAAKEAMTELYGDRRAPAVRMLPLELPREQVLETARAQSMRLDNRRILLGLSESELQPMVFDFEEQPHLLVFADVGCGKTTLLRNIAQGIVENSHPNDARIILVDYRRTMLGAIEGPHLAGYSTSAQTSVPTLKEVAGFVSQRIPGSDITPAQLRERSWWTGPEVYVIVDDYDMVASNNPLLPLVDLLPQARDVGLHVIIARRAGGASRALYDNVLGPLKDMSVGAILMSTPKDEGILLNDVRPAQYPPGRGMLVSRTHGRELIQIAQLPPL